In the genome of Arachis stenosperma cultivar V10309 chromosome 6, arast.V10309.gnm1.PFL2, whole genome shotgun sequence, the window AGATTCAAATGCGATATAAAAGAGATATTAGACCACACtcaataattatttatatatatccaTCATacttttttaaacaaaaaaaagaagaatcaccaaaaaagaaaaaaaaattaaaacaaagaaCATAATTGGTTCTCAATAGTTTCTTGTCATTTaacattttcttgttttatttgcCATCATATTAATTTACTGTATGTCATGATGCAATGCTTTCTTCATCAAAAAgagagaataaaaataataattaaccaCATCAAAGGGTTCTcactttcaaaaaaatttcgCCCAAACAGATTTTTCGCTCCTATATATGAATTGTATATAGATTATGCTTAATTTGAATTAACCAACAATATATACACTAAATACTAATCAAATCAAGTTCCATATTCTACGTTTCGAATAAATTATCAATCTTTTTATACAGAAAAAATTCTACATCCATATAAAAATTACATGAATGTTATCCAAGTCCTTTTCATTCTACGTCCTACACGCTCGTTTGTGTACAGGCGCCTCATATAACGTATATAACCTAATCCTTATTTTGCGTGATTAATCTTTCTCAACGtaaatctttttcttcttcttcttcttcttcttcaacctaaTTAAATTCGTTGCTCTCCTTTATTCGCATTTTTCTTCTCTGCATTATGGATTTGGATTGACTTTAACGTAATTAGCTTCGtcgttcatcttcttcttcgatCTACACTTCTGAATTAAAACAATGAATGAATCAACTTCAAATCAGTTGAATGAGTGTAATTTGGATAATTCTTCTGAAACGTATCAATTTGATGAAGTTTGTAAGATccaaaacttttgaaaagtcttattatgatcaaagtttaaatcatataattaactacagttttaatttcaaaaatttccttatcaaagataattAAAGCAAGTTtcaattaattgaatttgaaataaatgaAGACtgttatccaattttataattattggattattttctatatttaaattataaagttgatagttacgaaataataagaattttatatgatctggactaaataattaataattaactaCAGATGATGGGTCGCTGAGAAATGCCACCGCTGTTGCCGTCTTCGCGGGGCTTGAGTTGCCGCGGTCGCTCCTCACCGTGAAGCCCGTCGCAAGCGCCGCTGTTAGCATCGTGCTTCCTGGTGCCATCGGTGGAGCCGTGTCTTCCGGATCTGCTGTAGGAGGTCGGGAAGAGAAGCGTTCTTCAGATGGCAGAACGGAGCTCAACAAGGGCTGTAGCGTCGTCACTGAACTCGTGTGCAGAGAAGGGAGATGAGGCGCGAGATGGAGCCATCGTGGGGTTGCTGTCGCACCGTGTGGCTGGGCTCGCCATGGTGgaaggttgttgccatgagtgCCACTATCAGAGGAGGGAACCGCGCTGCCGTGCCTAGCCGCCAAAAAATGCCACTGCCGTCGCCGAAAAATTTTGTCGGTAAAGGTTTTAAGTTGGTTCTCCTTTCCGTTGAGTTTATGGGAACCTCATTGTCGCTGTATGTTATTCAGGTCACCGCTGCTACTTGAGGTGGCTGCCAGGCTGCCGCCAAACCAGTTCGGAGACCGCCGCTGTTTTGGTTCAGCCGTTCCTTCTTCGTTTTGGTAAGCGTTTTCGATTTGAAAGCTCTTTAGTTACTGTTCTGTTATCATACGCTGAGGTTTTGCGGCGTTAATTGCTATAAGATTAAGTTTCGGTTGTTGTATGTCGCGACTAGAGTTGTTGTAGTTACTGCGAAAGTAGCTTGGAGTTGAGGTTGCAGTTGTCGGTGATTTCGGGTTAAGAGAGAAGGTTCCTGTGACGTGTTTGGGTCATGGTTTTGCGTTTTGAAATAGGAGCCCTTTCAAAAAACCACACTTTATGAATTAGAATTATTGTATATGGATATTGATATGATAAATGTATCTTTGAGTGATTGTGTAAGTCTTATGTAATTGTTGATTGTCTTGGATGAATATGAATGCTTGATTGGCTAGGTTGTTGTTCGGTTTTGTGAAATGGACAGTTCTTGAAATGCTTCTTTAAAGTTAACTCATAAAAGCTTGAAATCGAGTTTATTCTGTTAACAAttgatttgaatttgatttgatGTTTTTGAAACTTGGACACGATGCATCTTTGGAAATAActtaattttgaattaatttttgttttggaCCCCGTGAAGAGGGTTGCGGAGTAGTTTGGTTGGAACCTGGAAAGAGTGGCAAAGTCCAAATTTTAGgagagatgctgccgaaatttctataaaaaatcTGAGTCTTTAATTGAAATGTTATTTGGAAAATGATGAGTTTAATGCCTTTACTATTTTACTTGGAGGATTGTGAATTTAAGACCTTTATTGTCTTTACTTGGGCCAATTATGAAAGTGATGAAGCTACGTTTTGAAAAGAGTTATTGAAAAGGGAATTATGACTTTaccttatttcctaagaaaaatAGTATGTCTTTGGGTGCAAGTCATTCGAAAGAGAATTATGCTTCAAGGCTATTTTTAAAAGGTGAAAAGGGtttatgtttttctttatttaactTAAAGATTGTCACTTGAATgagttttcatgattttaaaagaatttGGGTTTCGATTGATAAATCTCATTTTTTTTGACGTTTTAGATCAGCTTTAAAGTATCCTTTGAATTCTGGTTTAGTAAAACAAAAATGATTTTTCAAGCAGTTTGAAATGCTTTAGATTGAATCATGGATTTGAAGCTAGTTTGTTTAAGTAAAGAAAATAGTTTTGAAAGGACTATTTGATTACACAACTCAGTTTGGCTTAGATTATATTTTTGTTACTCAAATCAGGAAGCCAAggttttaaagattttaagCAAACTTGAGgaaatgagttatgttattctcccctaaagacttgAGACCCTGCCGAGGAACTTTTGTTACAAAATCCTATTTTTGGATGGATGGATTTGAATAATTCAGATGGGACCTTTAATTTGACATGGtcttggaagttttggaaagaggatgccgagagtgactttgttttgaaaagagaATCTACTTTGAGTAAaagtggcttatgagcctgaaaTGATTTGAGGAATGGGGATTTTAAAGCCAAGGTtgaaaagaatttatttttgatttcaaagtgaagaaaattgagaaaaagtgatttatggcttgaatgatgattttatgaatttgatgatgttggatGGTGGAAGTGCTATTTTGTTATAAGctggaatggctgtgtatgataatGAATTATGGCTGATTGCGGAATATGTGATGAGCCGGATAGCTGACTATGAGTCATGAAtttaagccggatggctgagatgaatGTTAATTTATAGCTgagaataaatgcatatatgctgagTTATTGGTATTGTGATTGTTGTACTTCCCCTATCTAagatacgagtttccttggatgaaagcagtggctagccaccacgtgctccagatggagactcgatactctgctgaccctatgtcgtaagtgtggccggacactgtgaaagtttcggatgagctcgcccccgtgaatataccccagtgagggtgttggatgtgaattatgattatgattgtgaataactcgagttggggatacATAACAGAGGAatagtccaatggttagctaccaggacttgtcgggttggctttataaccgagAGATGATATCATCTgccactaggacaggcattcatcatatgcatctatgtgacattgtttgggtgtgcatattgtacttggtttgcctttgtgattacttgtgattaactgctaattgttctacttgcagtAACTATTTATTTGTGCTTGAACTTTCCTACTTGTGGTTGCAACTGAGACTCTGTTGGACTGTGGTGATTGGTTATTGTTTGGGTTATTTGGGCCTAGAGCCGTGGTTGATCATGAGGTGGGTCGAAGGCCATGTCTGGTTGATATTTCTGGTTTGGAAAAgtataaaaaactaatttagttcagcatagataaaccctttttgaaaggcttttgaatttttaagaaaTGAACAGTTCCTCTTTCAGCAAAGATTTCAGATTTTCTTTATAGTAAATCTTTGTTTTTGAAGAGATGCATCAGGCGGCTATTAATCACTGTAACGATTTTATCTCACGTATCCTATTATAGTAATTCTGCAACCCTATAGTGAAAACTCTTTCGAGTATGATGTTCTCACTCCCCTACAGATCTTCTCTTTTTCAGGTTACGAACGATAAATCTCAGAAGAGCTTATTCTCTTCTGTTAGGCGATACTTCTGTATTGTTTTAGTATTTATGTTTCCCTTGCCTTTAGCTTTGCGAgtttttgtaagagggataggatgTTGATATGAGATGCTGTAAATTAATATGTAtgtatatgtgtgtgtgtgtgtgtatatatatatatatgcatttcCGATGAGTATTGTAACTTATATCGTATGTATGAGTGTATGTTTTCGCAAAGTTCGatttaagttttaaacaggctcatattttagtactAAATAGTATAAGATCGTCGTAATATCCGAGttatcagagtggcgcagccggaagcgtggcttttgatagttagggtgttacaaggtttggattattgaattttgaatctAATTCAATGGAATGACAAATTTTATTTGAAGTGAATTGAATGGACTGAGGTGATCTGTATCTGAATCAAATTGATAATATGTAACTGTGAGTAATTGTGAGTAACTTTTTGGTTCGGTAAGTACTAAAGAGTTGATTCACCATGTGCATGTTTTCGGTTCGGTAAGCAGAAAGCagtctaaaaaaaattagacgAATATATTCTATTTTGTTCCCTAAGCACTATATAATTGTTTCACCGTAATTAAGATTTTGGTTCACCATAATTAAGATTTCGGTTCACCATGCAAACCATCTGTGTTGTGGATGAAAATTTTGTCCCAAAGGTGAGAATGATTTTCAAGACACTAGAAGAAGCTGGAAAGTTCTACAAATATTATTCCAAACTTGCTGGTTTTTCTACCAAAATAAGGAACATGACTCGAGACGGAGACAAGATTAAGAATCAACTAATTGTATGCTCCAGAGAGGGGAGGTGGAAATCAAAGATATCTCCAACTCTGAAGACAAATCCTTCAGCTGGGTTAAATTGTCCAGCCAGAATTTATGTACACATAATGAAGGATGTTGGTCTTTGAACAAATTCCAAAGTTGTTTTGAATCACTCACATTCTTATTGTGCAGACTAGACTAAGATGCTCAAACAACACAAAGAGCTTAGCATGTTCGTGCGTCGCACCATCGAAACCCATGAGGAAGCTGGAATCAGACCGAGCAAAACTTACCAATCATTTGTGGCAGCAGCTGGTAGCCACCGTGAACTAGGTTTTATAGAAAAAGACGTAAGAAATTACATCACAAGAAAAGTACGAAATATTTCCAAAGAAGACGATGCCAAAGAATTTGGAAAGTACCTAGTtagaatgaaagaaaagaacCAAAATTTCTTCTTTGAGCTCAACCTTGAAGGCGATTACTGCATTAAACAAGCATTCTGGGCTGATGCAAGAAGCATGGCTACATTTGATTATTTCAGAGACGTAGTTTCATTTGACACCACCTATAACACAAACAGGCATTCGGTTCattcaaatatatttttgatgTTCAGTGagtgtatatattttgattcaCCATCTTGTGGTTGTTATTTATGTAGGTACAATTTGGTTTTAGATTCTTTTGTTGGTGTGAATCACCACGGCCAGTGGACACTTCTTGGATGCGCGCTGATGAAAAATGAGGACATCCAATCATTCAAAGGCTATTTGAGTGTTGGTTACGTTGCATGGGCGGGAAGGCACCAAAAGGTATTCTTACCGATCAATGCGCATCGGTTCAAAGGGCAATTGAGCTGTGCATGCCAACAACAATTCCCCGCTGGTGCATCTAGCACATtatgaagaagattccaagaaaattaaatggctACAAGGGGCACATCGATATTGAACAAGAGATGAGccatgttgtttggaactcATACACAAAAGATGCATTTAACAGAAACTAGAACAATTTTCTTACAAAGTATGGCCTCGGATGATCGCCATATATGGATTCCGGTTTACTTAGATCACCACTTTTGGGCCGAGATGAGAAGCACGCAAAGAAGCGAGAGTATGCATTCATTTTTCAACAAGTTGATCACACGGAATAACTCCTTGAGACAATTCGTGAAGTAATACGACAATTGCCTagcaagcagagagagaatTCGATGCTGCAGATTTTCACACCGTGATACCATGTGCAACAAAATCAGCAATAAAGGCACAATTTTATCATGTATATACCCATGAGAAGTTCAAGGATGTTCAAGCTCAATTCAGAGGTGAACTGAACTGTATCACAAGATCAATGCATTCCACCCTAGGTTTCACAACATATGAAGTAATAGAGCAGGTTTCCAACTCCACATTCAATAAGTTTGTCGTCACCTACGACGCAGTATCACGAGATGTAAAGTGCCATTGCTTGTTGTTTGAGTCTAGGGGCATATTGTGCTGCCATTCCCTAAGTGTCCTAAGCTTTAAGCGAGTGGATAACGTGGCACCGAAATACATATTGGAACATTGGAGCAAGAACATAAAGAGGAGGCATACACACATCAAGAGCAACCAAGATGAACCTCTACTGGAGCCAAAAAGTAAGAGATTTGACGAATTGGTGTTTCGGTCACATAATATATGTGAATTTACTTCTGAGTCTGAAAAGTTGACCAGAATTTTGCACCGAGCATTTGATAAGGTCATGGCGGAGATGGAAGAATATCAAGGGAGAAGCAAAGGAAAAAGTTTGTTAACCCACGAATAAGCGACATTAAGCAATGTGAATGACCTTCAAAGCCCACCACGTGTCAAAACAAGAGATCGGCCTAAGAATAGACTTGGATCAAACCTGGAAAAAAAGATCTCAAATGccatgaagaaaaagaaaaagacatcTCCAAGCGAGGTAAAATTGACTTGCTTTTGATTAGTTAAAAATTCAAATGTTCATTTTGCTAATATACAATTATGTCTTTTGTAGTTGAACCTTTTAGACTCTGGATCATCGATTCAGTCAAGCTCCACTCTTTACAATACACCAGATATGAATTATCCAAGAGAGGATTGTACaagttttagtttttattaatgtAAATTTTTGTTCACCCATGAGAAAATTTCGGTTCACCATGGTTATAGCAGGTTTAATTTCTGAATGTTGATAGTCTTTAATGAATAGTcacttttttgtgaaattctatattGATATATGCAGTTTTTCTATTCGTCTAGTGTATTAATTTCTAAGttgaataattagaatttgttttTTGGTTCATGGTTCAAAGTTCAGAGTtcaaggtttagggtttaggatttaaggtttagggtttaggatttttgGGTTCAGGGTTCAGTGTACAAGGGTTCAATGTGTTTCAAACTTTTGATTCGCCCCGTGTATTAATTTTGGTTCAccatgttcatggttgagagtttagggtttagggtctagggtttagggttcagggttaagggttttagggtttacggtagggttcagggtttagggtttagggtttagagtttagggtttagggttagggttcagggtttagggtttaaggtttagggtttaggttatGGTTTTAGGGTTTTAGTGATTCAGGGTTTatgggttcagggttcagggttcagggttcttGTTTTATTCTTTAGGGCTTAGGGTTTAGGATTCAGGGTTTAGGGGTTCAGTGTGTTTCTACCTTTTGGTTCGCCCAGTGTATGAATTTCAGTTCACTGTGTTCTTTTGGAGTTCGTAATATATTGGTAAATACAGTGATTGCAATCACTGAGAACCTGGAATAAAATAGTAGCCAAATAGTTCCAACAGATATGTAAATTAACATCTCAGATGAGTGATCCATCTTGaatcaaatataaatattaacatTTGATACATACATTGATATTAAGAATAGATATATACATTAACATTGACATATATACATTTGAAAGAagctttgtttgattttttaacaagttaaacaaaatatatacaacTACTATATGCATTGTTTGATACATACATTGACATATATACATTTGAAGTATGcattttttgctttttaaaCAAGTTAAACAAAATATTGTTAATTACAACTAGTATATGCTATTTGCTATCTAAATCCCCAGATGTGTATTTACAATAAGGGCTGGAGAGGAAAGCAGATGGCTTGGTGAGTCTTATTGCTTCAGATTTTCAAATCACTTGGTCTCTGATTTTGTTCATTTCATGCAACAGAAGATTTGGACCATATTGGTATCTGAAGTCATCAATGTCTTTCTGCATTTCAATTGAAATGAATTAGTTACATAAAAAATGTACCCAAATGAAATAAGAACAATATCATTCAAATCCCTAATCATACTATAAAAATGCAATCACaataaccctaaaccctgaacaCATTAAATATCAAGTAAATCAAAAGCACATTAAATAACAACAAATTTCATTCAAAGCCCTAGTTATACTGTAAAAATGCAATCATAGTAACCTTAAACCCTGAACAAATTAAAAGGAGGCCACCGAACCGAAAAACATTCACTTGGTGAATCAAAATTATAAGAGCCACCGAACCGAAAATTATTTATGTGGTGAATAAATGGTGATCAAatttcaatcaacaagaatagtATTTTTCTGCATGGAAAAGAACTATTGAACAGAGTAAAAACCAACTTCAAAGCTCTAGTTACACTATCAACTTAACTGaatgaaataagaaaagaaagaagttTATTAATTTAGAAAGTACTTACTTGTGTCCAAGCTTTATATTTATATCTCTTCCCGCTTTTGATTTTTTGTAGATCTATTATTTCGAGCTATTTCATCACATTCCACAATCATAGCTAAGCAAGAATTGAGTATAATACTATCAATAGTATACAAAAtaaaacacattaaaaatagcactatAGAAGAGAAAGATTCTTACTTTGTACGTTGACCATTTGATTGGATATACATTGCTTCCTCTCCCAGTCCATCCTCCATTAAGGGTTCCGCCCCAGCGTACACCCTCATTTGGGAAATTATTAAACCCTGAAAGAgacaaaaaaagtaaataaacagAACCAACAACAGTGAACCAAACTCCTCTCATGTACAgaataatttgaataatttacaAGAAAATAACTTACAACAAATTTGTTCAGTTGCTTTCTAGAATCATGTATATTTTCTGGCAATTTATTGATAGGGTCAAGGACATagaatttctttttgtttacATCAGCAATCCACAACCACCAATGCCCTCCATTGCAAATTAGGACAAATAGCTGAAGTTTCAGAAAATTATAGAATATTTCAATCAAAACAATAGCAAACAAGAGAATTATCaaagaatttttagaaattacaaCTTACAAATGGATGCGATGCAAGTTTCCTTTTGTCAAGAAACTTGCGGTAGTGGGCATATTGCTCAATATCAAACTTGTAGGCCTTGTTTGTCCTCTTATCAGTGTACTCCATACCATGTGTTTCCaacataaaatttttcaaaatgaacATCAGTTAAATCACATTTCCACCGAACCGAACACAAATCATATGCTGAATAAAATGTGAAAAGCATTTAATCATCAAGAGAAAAGTTTTCTTAATGCAAAAGAACTCAACAGAAGACATAAGAATCAGGTGAACTAATATTAACATTCTGACCGAACTGAAAAGTAATCAGCAGTGAATAGGAAATTTAGCTTACCACAATATCCAGCGGCACAATGTATATTTGTTCCTGGTACCGCTTAGTTTTTATTTCGTTGAGAATCATGTTGTGTATACTAACCACCTACAGGATGAAAATTTATGAGATATACTATATAAGAGt includes:
- the LOC130934420 gene encoding protein FAR1-RELATED SEQUENCE 4-like, with the protein product MLKQHKELSMFVRRTIETHEEAGIRPSKTYQSFVAAAGSHRELGFIEKDVRNYITRKVRNISKEDDAKEFGKYLVRMKEKNQNFFFELNLEGDYCIKQAFWADARSMATFDYFRDVVSFDTTYNTNRYNLVLDSFVGVNHHGQWTLLGCALMKNEDIQSFKGYLSVGYVAWAGRHQKQAEREFDAADFHTVIPCATKSAIKAQFYHVYTHEKFKDVQAQFRGELNCITRSMHSTLGFTTYEVIEQVSNSTFNKFVVTYDAVSRDVKCHCLLFESRGILCCHSLSVLSFKRVDNVAPKYILEHWSKNIKRRHTHIKSNQDEPLLEPKSKRFDELVFRSHNICEFTSESEKLTRILHRAFDKVMAEMEEYQGRSKGKSLLTHE